A single genomic interval of Eurosta solidaginis isolate ZX-2024a chromosome 3, ASM4086904v1, whole genome shotgun sequence harbors:
- the Fkbp12 gene encoding peptidyl-prolyl cis-trans isomerase Fkbp12: MGVQVVPISSGDGSTFPKTGQVVSVHYTGTLDDGTKFDSSRDRNKPFKFTLGKGEVIRGWDEGVAQLSVGQRAKLICSPDYAYGSRGHPGVIPPNATLTFDVELLKVE, encoded by the exons ATGGGTGTACAGGTAGTCCCTATTTCTAGCGGAGATG GTAGCACATTCCCAAAAACCGGACAGGTGGTCTCTGTACATTATACCGGTACACTAGATGACGGAACTAAATTCGACTCCTCACGAGACCGCAATAAGCCCTTCAAATTTACACTTGGAAAAGGTGAAGTGATTCGAGGTTGGGATGAGGGTGTGGCCCAGTTATCGGTAGGTCAACGCGCCAAACTTATCTGCTCACCTGACTATGCCTATGGAAGTCGCGGACATCCTGGTGTTATTCCTCCAAATGCAACTTTAACTTTTGATGTAGAACTACTGAAAGTTGAATAA